The Henningerozyma blattae CBS 6284 chromosome 7, complete genome region TAAAAAAGCATATCAGCCAATTGTTGATGAAGAGAATTTAGAATACATCAAAATGATAGACATTggcaaaaaaattattacttaTAACATAACGGGTTATTTGGCATCTCAAACagtttattatcttttgaattttacTTTGAAAGATCGACAGATTTGGATTACCAGAAGTGGTGAAAGTGAAGATAATATGTTTGGTAAAATTGGAGGTGATTCAAAATTGTCAATTCGTGGTGAAAAATATGCTAAAGctttaaatgattttttaagtAGGCAaagagaaatatttaactcTAAAGTGAACGCTAATTTAGCCTCTACTCCAAATTCTCGTCAAAACTCTACAGGAAGTGAAactgatgaagatgaatatAACCagtttaatgaatttttcatttggaGTAGtacaagaagaagatgtaTTGATACCATGAAAAAATTCGACTCAACTGAATTTCCACAAAagcaaatgaaaatgttaGATGAATTAAACTGTGGTAACTTTGAGGGCATGACTTACTCACAAATTCAGAAAAATTATCCTAAAGAGTTTGATACAAGACAAACAGATAAATTGGTTTACAGATATCCAGGTATTGGTGGTGAATCATATATGGATGTTATAAATAGAGTCAAACCTGTGATCATGGAGATTGAAAGAATTGAGGACAATGTTTTAATCATTACACACCGTGTAATTGCAAGAATATTGTTAGGCTACTTCTTAAATTTAAGcaaagatattattactaattTAGATGTGCCATTACATTGTGTTTATTGTTTAGAGACAAAACCATACGGTATTGATTGGTCTTTGTGGGAATATGATGAAAGTAAGAATGACTTCTTCAAAATTccaaaagataaattaaactTAACTAGAGTTAAAGAGGTTGGTTTGGTATATAAGGAAAGGAGATATTCTATCATTCCAACGGCCCCTCCAAGTGCCAAtggtaaaaaatatttaagtgCAAATATTTCAGGGAAGAACTATATATTAAACGAGCATACACCGCACCCACATCCTAATCCCAAATCACATCATGGCAGTCATCATAACCGCCATCACCATAATTTACATAGAACTAATTTCACGCCTGTTGAAGAAGGGGAAGAAAGTATTGAAAATGAGCATGCCAAGGATACGGAAGATGGGAGTGAAGAAACTCATGATGAAGGAATCAATACACCCGACCCTTCAATTAGTTCTAATTATTCCTTTGATGGAATTATTGAAACTCCTAGAGAAAAAGAACTTGAAACTGATAGCTTTGTGggttttaataatactagTACAATGATGAATAGCAGTAGTTCAGTCAGAAGAGAAAATTTTATGTTAAGACAACATCAACAACAAGATCATAGCAACTATCCAACTCATAACATTTTgaacaataacaataatattcaaaacaTGCACAATAGTATTTATCAAGAACCTcacaattttaataacaGCTTGGGTTTCCGTAGGATTAAGGACGATATTTCCATTGGTAGGAGATATAGAAGCGTAGGTGATGAAACcactaatttaaaaaatataagataCATGATGGATTTAGGAAATGGCCATAATGGCGACGCTAATTGTGTTAAGTGCCCACCTAGCAGCTTTGAAATTGATAAGTTAGACGAGAAGTTGGCTAAGTTAAATATGATAAgggaagaagaagaaaataggAGGTTAAGAGAACTATATAAAGAGGGAAGCTCCCCTCATGTAATTCAGAATATCGAAAAGGTGGTTGCTCTAGGTAGTGGGGACTGTTTAGAAAGTAAATTGAAAActtctaaatttaaagagaATACCCTAACGTCGCTACATAACGGCAGCAGCACCAACTAGATTTCCTGATTCTGCCTCCATTTATAGATACGACATACACTCATATGTTATTGCACAGAAGGAAATTATTTagatttataattttattacttctcatttattttcattgtaatatttaaatatctgGAAAATTTCTTTAGACAAAGTTTTGTATCACGTGTAccgttttttttttaccgtttttttttgttttttttNttttttttttttttttattttttttattttgagcTCTCGATTACCCTTTTGGATACTAAAATTCGTCTTTTCCACACTGCACGAAACGATTCTGTTTTAGCGGGAGCTATCTGTTTGTACCGGTGGCCACTTGTAAAATTTCAGAAAACGTGGAATAACACAGCAGTCTAAACAAACAAATGCAACTTTTCACtcaatattaaaaacaCATATAGAAaacaataattctttattttttgatctGTTCAGTCAATTAAGTTGATTAAGACTCCCTTATAACATAGTACCAAGCAACCATGTCGCATAACAAGAGACGTGTCTATCCCCAAGCCCAATACCAACAACAGGCAGTTCCCGAGCCTCAACAACTCCAACAACAAAGTATCCCTTATGGTGGTGCTATGGGTCAGCTAATGTCACCAAAAGTTAGCTCACCAATGGGTAGTATCTCGGGTCAAGCAGGGGGGCCAATGACTCCTAACATGAACATGCCTGTTGGCCAACAACGTGTTTTCACACCGGCTCAACAGCAGCTGGCCCAGCAAATCGATCAAGCTGCACATGCTACTTCCCAAATGCATATATCAGATCCAATGCTTTCTCAACAGCAAGGTCTACCAATGGGTCAACCTGGTCAAGCAAGCCCAATGGGTATGCCAATGCAACCACAACAGTCAGGTATGCCAATGCATATGCCAATGTCAGCTGCTCAACAGCATATGCCAGGTGGCAAACagttaaatcaattatatccaattgatttattaactGAAATCCCACCTCCTATTAGAGACTTATCATTGCCTCCACCACCTTTGATCATACCTCcagaaaaaattgttgttcCATCTGATTCAGCCAATGCTAATGCAGAATATGTCCGTTGTACTTTAAATGCCGTTCCTCGTACTCATTctttactaaaaaaaaccaAATTACCTTTAGCCTTGGTTATTAGGCCTTACCAAACTATCAACGATGACGACTCGCAGCCACCTTTAAATGAAGATGGTTTGATTGTTCGTTGTAGAAGATGTAGATCCTATTTGAATCCATTTGTGACAATTATTGATCATGGTAGAAAATGGAGATGTAATTTCTGTAGACTGACTAATGACTTCCCACAACATTTCGATCATGCAATGGATGGGACTCAATTAGACAGATTTCAAAAGAATGAATTACGCTATGGTGTAATGGAATATATTGCACCAAAGGAATATACTGTAAGACAGCCACCTCCATCTACTTATTGTTTTATAATCGATGTTTCTCAAAACGCAATTAAGAACGGGTTTGTTGCTACTGCTACAAGAACCTTATTAGAATCTTTGGATTCTATTCCAAACAGAGATCAAAGAACAAGAATTTCTATTCTTTGTGTTGATAATTCTATCCATTATTTCTCAATTCCAGAAGATTCTGAATCCattgatttaaatgaaaacgAAAATGGCAATGAGGAAAATGGTGACTCTGTTCCTAAAAGAACGCCATTGAATATTTCTATGATGGACGTTGGTGACTTAGATGAACCATTTTTACCTAAACCAAGATCAATGGTtgttaatttaaaagaCTGTAGAAAAaacattgaaaaattattaattgaaattccaaatattttccaaaatagTATCATGAATAGTTTTGCCTTAGGGCCATCATTAAAATCTGcctttaatttaattaaaaatatcgGTGGTAAAATTATTGTACTATCTTCAACTCTACCAAATAAGGGTATTGGTAAATTACAAAGAAGAAATGAATCTGGTGTTGCCAATACTCCAAAGGAAACTCCTCAGTTATTATCCTGTCAAGATGCCTTCTATAAAACTTTCACCATTGAATGTAGTAAAGCTCAAATCACTGTTGATACTTTCTTAGCGTCGGAAGAATATATGGACGTTGCAACTTTGAGTAACTTAGGTCGTTTCACTGGTGGTCAAACTCATTTTTACCCAGGTTTCAATGCTTCTAGCATTAATGatgttattaaattcaCTAAAGAATTTTCTAAGTATCTATCGATGGATATGTCGATGGAAACTGTTATGAGAGCTAGAGGTAGTACTGGTATCAGAATGAACTCGTTCTATGGTCATTTCTTCAACAGATCTTCTGATTTATGTGCATTTTCTACTATGCCAAGAGATCAATCTTACGTTTTCGAATTACAACTggatgaaaaaattatgacAGAAAATGCACATGTTCAAATTGCTGTTTTATTATCCTTAAATACAGGGCAACGTAGAATTAGAGTTATAACAGTCGCCCTTCCAGTTACTGATTCAGTCCATTCTGTTTTCGCTTCTGCTGATCAATTAGCCATGACTGATTATTATGCTCAAAAAGCTATTCAAAAAGCTTT contains the following coding sequences:
- the PFK26 gene encoding 6-phosphofructo-2-kinase (similar to Saccharomyces cerevisiae PFK26 (YIL107C); ancestral locus Anc_2.264) — protein: MNRNYSINPSPTDTSEVNLSQENKISKIPSATNKHEQSLSPTSQLMSSFMHITTASSSTPSNEVIPIIRSQHKGNYMAHDDINRNNNGNTSAMVSSTLKSHSETSPHKKRHVRIVMDNNSSLILESDNDTATTSVTTGNTSATSTANSSNNASTINSNSNSSNSINSLKDNKKLPSFMKRPLSDTPITSNWQSPKMSRDTTPNITPDLSCLGLYSMNEVENEDEIDNATTIVQDKDIDQNTERNDDTLKLNLEDNIEEPILFPSTPATSSKKNAQAPSEVKNFLKLPENLDSNSQIPSGTRSPSKFKHPKKKRTTIDVPGLTNSVDSPNGITTNKDMSSKLIIIMVGLPATGKSFITNKLSRYLNYTMYSCKVFNVGNTRRQYAKEHNLKEQDSKFFNPNDTNCKELRDKWAIDTLDELIDYLMNDNGVVGIFDATNTTFERRKKITRRIHDRCKEVEVMFLETICSDQKVVEKNIRLKLFGPDYKGKNPHASLLDFKERLSNYKKAYQPIVDEENLEYIKMIDIGKKIITYNITGYLASQTVYYLLNFTLKDRQIWITRSGESEDNMFGKIGGDSKLSIRGEKYAKALNDFLSRQREIFNSKVNANLASTPNSRQNSTGSETDEDEYNQFNEFFIWSSTRRRCIDTMKKFDSTEFPQKQMKMLDELNCGNFEGMTYSQIQKNYPKEFDTRQTDKLVYRYPGIGGESYMDVINRVKPVIMEIERIEDNVLIITHRVIARILLGYFLNLSKDIITNLDVPLHCVYCLETKPYGIDWSLWEYDESKNDFFKIPKDKLNLTRVKEVGLVYKERRYSIIPTAPPSANGKKYLSANISGKNYILNEHTPHPHPNPKSHHGSHHNRHHHNLHRTNFTPVEEGEESIENEHAKDTEDGSEETHDEGINTPDPSISSNYSFDGIIETPREKELETDSFVGFNNTSTMMNSSSSVRRENFMLRQHQQQDHSNYPTHNILNNNNNIQNMHNSIYQEPHNFNNSLGFRRIKDDISIGRRYRSVGDETTNLKNIRYMMDLGNGHNGDANCVKCPPSSFEIDKLDEKLAKLNMIREEEENRRLRELYKEGSSPHVIQNIEKVVALGSGDCLESKLKTSKFKENTLTSLHNGSSTN
- the SEC24 gene encoding COPII subunit SEC24 (similar to Saccharomyces cerevisiae SEC24 (YIL109C) and SFB2 (YNL049C); ancestral locus Anc_2.262); translated protein: MSHNKRRVYPQAQYQQQAVPEPQQLQQQSIPYGGAMGQLMSPKVSSPMGSISGQAGGPMTPNMNMPVGQQRVFTPAQQQLAQQIDQAAHATSQMHISDPMLSQQQGLPMGQPGQASPMGMPMQPQQSGMPMHMPMSAAQQHMPGGKQLNQLYPIDLLTEIPPPIRDLSLPPPPLIIPPEKIVVPSDSANANAEYVRCTLNAVPRTHSLLKKTKLPLALVIRPYQTINDDDSQPPLNEDGLIVRCRRCRSYLNPFVTIIDHGRKWRCNFCRLTNDFPQHFDHAMDGTQLDRFQKNELRYGVMEYIAPKEYTVRQPPPSTYCFIIDVSQNAIKNGFVATATRTLLESLDSIPNRDQRTRISILCVDNSIHYFSIPEDSESIDLNENENGNEENGDSVPKRTPLNISMMDVGDLDEPFLPKPRSMVVNLKDCRKNIEKLLIEIPNIFQNSIMNSFALGPSLKSAFNLIKNIGGKIIVLSSTLPNKGIGKLQRRNESGVANTPKETPQLLSCQDAFYKTFTIECSKAQITVDTFLASEEYMDVATLSNLGRFTGGQTHFYPGFNASSINDVIKFTKEFSKYLSMDMSMETVMRARGSTGIRMNSFYGHFFNRSSDLCAFSTMPRDQSYVFELQLDEKIMTENAHVQIAVLLSLNTGQRRIRVITVALPVTDSVHSVFASADQLAMTDYYAQKAIQKAFDSSLQDARNFINNSVQDILTVYKRDAVVSNTAGGAPLRLCSNLRMFPLLMHSLTKNMAFRNAIVPSDHRAIALNNLESWPLQFFIKNIYPNVYSLHDMPDDIGLVDPTTGEIKLPQPMNATATLFERYGLYLIDNGNELFLWVGGDAVHELIMDVFGNQDIYQIPIGKEELPILENSEFNERLRNIISKVRENNHVITYQSLYIVRGSSINEPISHAQARDLSSLRLWVASYLVEDKNMNTEGYREFLSGMKNRISK